The following are from one region of the Juglans regia cultivar Chandler chromosome 10, Walnut 2.0, whole genome shotgun sequence genome:
- the LOC118349666 gene encoding uncharacterized protein LOC118349666 has protein sequence MVRPRRQANVPEDELSRCERDDAIARALNRMSDLYEQNFRPPQGDLNRAVQVGCTYERFLAHRTPAFTGEEDPMRARRWILDLERTFEVCGCTEVQMVLYASYMLQVRRQKAREFNNLVQGGMTVEQYATKFMELGRFAPHLIATEELQVERFMEGLRPEVRRQVACLGIVEFQKLVDLASIAERESSFVVGSPPGQKRRSYLGEGSSSGSPQKFVQRTGTRPQTTSGVRAGGRTPVCPRCSRAHEGDCGQRGIQCFRCGQPGHFARECPSLVQGGQGGRGGHRGGRGNQRQLVQARVYAMTPGDVDYEAPETHDAGVITGRVRLYDFYACTLFDSGASQSFVSATFARMCNLVTEPLPQSLVVALPNGEIVCSSKVALGCPLDLGGRILDADLIVFKLLGFDIILGMDWLYRYSANIDCRRRVIGFQLSDEDYLEFVGSKLKARPSVISAVQAKKDIACGADAFLVQVVSTPSEKKSLADIPVVEEFPDVFVDELPGLPPVRDMEFVIDLEPGAAPPSTSPWGAPVLFVKKKDGTLRMCIDYRELNKVTIKNKYPLPRIDDLFDQLQEAAVFSKIDLRSGYYQLRIRDKDVPKTAFRTRYGHYEFKVMSFGLANAPAAFMDLMNRVFRPFLDSFVVVFLDDILIYSRDLEEHACHLRLALGKLREHQLYAKLSKCEFWLEEVKFLGHVISQEGVAVDPSKVEAVLSWPRPSTVREIRSFLGLASYYRRFVEGFSRLSGPLTALTRKNTEFVWSDKCERSFQELKRRLTMAPVLALPEPYKPFYHPGKANLVADALSRKSQQRTIQTLEDMLRSCVIGFQGSWENHLPLIEFSYNNSFHSSIQMAPYEALYGRKCRSPLCWDEVGESKVIGPEIIQEMKDQVQF, from the exons ATGGTGAGACCAAGAAGGCAAGCTAATGTGCCCGAAGATGAGCTATCCAGGTGTGAAAGAGATGATGCCATCGCAAGGGCGTTGAATAGGATGTCAGACTTGTACGAGCAGAATTTCCGACCGCCGCAAGGAGATCTAAATAGAGCGGTCCAAGTGGGGTGCACCTATGAGCGCTTCCTGGCGCATAGGACTCCTGCCTTTACTGGGGAAGAGGATCCAATGCGAGCTAGGAGGTGGATTCTAGATTTGGAAAGGACCTTTGAAGTCTGTGGGTGTACTgaggtccagatggttttgtaTGCAAGTTATATGCTACAAG TGAGAAGGCAGAAGGCTcgggagtttaataatttggttCAAGGAGGTATGACGGTCGAGCAATATGCAACGAAATTTATGGAGCTTGGACGGTTCGCTCCTCACCTCATTGCCACCGAAGAGCTGCAGGTGGAGCGTTTTATGGAGGGTCTGCGCCCTGAAGTACGCAGACAAGTGGCTTGTCTCGGGATTGTGGAATTTCAGAAGTTGGTAGACTTGGCCAGTATCGCAGAGCGCGAGAGTAGCTTTGTAGTGGGCTCCCCTCCAGGTCAGAAAAGACGGAGTTATCTTGGTGAAGGAAGCAGTTCTGGATCGCCACAGAAATTTGTTCAGAGGACCGGGACCCGTCCACAGACAACCTCCGGTGTTCGTGCAGGAGGCCGGACTCCAGTATGCCCGAGATGTAGTAGAGCCCATGAGGGTGATTGTGGTCAAAGGGGCATTCagtgttttagatgtggccagCCGGGTCACTTTGCTCGGGAGTGTCCCAGTCTAGTTCAAGGAGGTCAAGGAGGACGAGGAGGTCATCGAGGTGGAAGGGGCAACCAGAGACAGTTGGTACAAGCCCGAGTTTATGCGATGACTCCTGGCGACGTGGATTATGAGGCTCCAGAGACCCATGATGCTGGAGTGATTACTG GAAGAGTTCgtctatatgatttttatgcttgTACTTTGTTTGATTCTGGGGCGTCCCAATCTTTTGTGTCTGCCACGTTTGCACGAATGTGCAATTTGGTTACGGAACCTCTACCACAATCCTTAGTTGTGGCTCTTCCTAATGGCGAGATCGTGTGTAGCTCCAAGGTTGCTTTGGGTTGTCCTTTGGATCTTGGTGGAAGGATTTTGGATGCGGATTTGATTGTATTCAAGTTGCTtggttttgatataattttgggtatggattggctgtatCGTTATTCTGCGAATATTGATTGTAGAAGACGAgtaattggttttcaactttCGGATgaggattatttagaattcgtGGGAAGTAAGTTAAAGGCAAGACCATCAGTTATATCAGCAGTTCAAGCTAAGAAAGATATAGCTTGTGGGGCAGATGCTTTTTTGGTCCAAGTCGTGTCTACACCATCTGAGAAGAAATCTTTAGCGGATATTCCAGTGGTGGAAGAATTTCCCGATGTGTTCGTGGATGAGTTACCTGGATTGCCTCCCGTTCGTGACATGGAATTTGTTATTGATCTGGAACCCGGGGCGGCTCCT CCTAGTACTTCGCCATGGGGAGCACCTGTAttgtttgtcaagaagaaagatggtactctcagaatgtgtatagactatcGGGAGCTTAACAAGGTGACTATCAAGAACAAGTACCCTCTTCCAAGAATTGATGATCTATTTGATCAGCTTCAGGAAGCAGCTGTCTTTTCAAAGATTGACTTGAGATCAGGGTACTATCAGCTGAGGATAAGGGATAAGGACGTGCCCAAGACTGCTTTCAGGACgaggtatgggcattatgaatttaagGTGATGTCTTTTGGGTTAGCGAACGCTCCAGCcgcttttatggatttaatgaatcgggtgtttcgaccctttttggattcttttgtggtggtgtttctTGACGACATTCTGATTTATTCCCGAGACTTGGAAGAGCATGCTTGTCACCTTCGTCTGGCGCTTGGGAAATTAAGAGAGCATCAATTGTACGCTAAGTTGAGCAAGTGTGAATTCTGGTTAGAAGAAGTTAagtttcttggacatgtgatttcTCAAGAAGGGGTGGCTGTAGATCCTAGTAAAGTAGAAGCTGTTTTGTCATGGCCTCGCCCTTCAACAGTTCGTGAGATACGAAGTTTCTTGGGACTTGCCAGTTACTATCGAAGATTTGTGGAAGGTTTTTCTCGACTATCAGGACCTCTCACTGCCTTGACTAGGAAGAATACGGAGTTTGTATGGTCTGACAAATGTGAGAGaagttttcaagagttgaagagaagattgaCAATGGCACCTGTTTTGGCACTTCCAGAGCCATACAagccattt tatcatccaggaaaggcgaatttagtcgctgatgctttgagtaggaaatctcaacaa cgtactattcagactttggaggatatgttgcggtcttgtgtcataggatttcaaggaagttgggagaatcatctaccgcttattgaattctcttataataacagttttcattcttccatccagatggccccgtatgaagctttgtatggaaggaagtgtagatcacccttgtgttgggatgaagtcggcgagagtaaagtaattgggcctgagataattcaagaaatgaaggaccaagttcagttt